The DNA window TAATATGCCGGTAAGTTTCATATTCTAAATAATACTTTTAAGCACTCTCAGTTTATGAGTATGTTTATTCATTTCTTTATTGAAAATCCCGGTAGAATCCAGGGTGTCAATTCTTACTTTTCCTGATGCATGGATAATTCTTTGGTTCTCCAGCATAATACCTACGTGAATGATTTTCCCTTCCGCATTTTCAAAAAAAGCCAAATCTCCTGGCTGAGCTTCTTCAACAAAAGTAAGAGCCTCTCCTACTTCAGCCTGCTGGGAAGCATCTCTTGGAATCTTGATATCATGAACTTTGTACACCAATTGGGTAAATCCCGAACAATCAACCGCAAAAAAACTTTTACCACCCCATAAATAGGGCACATTAAGGAATTCTTTTGCCGTAAGAATTATACTTTCACGGAGATCATGACTTCTTTTTGAAGCTACCACAGGAAATTCTACTTCAGAACCCATAGAAAGTAAAGTCTTACCGTCATTCATCAGCACAGAAGAAAAATCTTCGGTAACAACAGTGACTTTTCTGTTGGCAAGAGCTTCATCTGTTACAGGCTTAAGCTGCTTGGTATCCATCCATCCTTCATAACCATCATAATGCATTTTTATTTTAGTCCAGTTTTTATCTACTTCTAAAATATCTGCACTTTCCCCAAACAGTATTTCCGTAACAATTTCTGCCCTGTCAGAATTCTCTGCACGGACTGGTGCTACTGTAACTACACAAATTCCTTTATTCATTTTATTCATTTAGAGATTAGGAAATCCGGAGATTCAGAAATTTTATTACTTCTTCACCTCTCCATTTCTTAATTTTTAATTACTTTCTTCGAAGAAAGTTTACCCCATCACGCAAAGGTAAAATAAGATTTTCAAAATCTTCATCTTTTGCTGCCAAATCATTTAATTCCTGAATAGACTGGGTAGATTTCAATTTTGGGTTTTCTTCCAGTACTTTTCCATACCACAAAACATTATCAAACAGAATCACAGATCCGGACTTTGTCTTAGGCTTAATTAATCTGAAATAGTCTGCATAATTCTCTTTATCAGCGTCTACAAAAATCAGATCAAAGGTTTCATTTGTTTCCTTTAAGAATTCTTTGGCGTCCTGAAGTTTAAAATCAATCTGATTGGCATATTCACTGGATTCAAAATATTTCTTTGGCAGATAGGCAAGATCTTCATTCACATCCAATGTAGTAATTTTTCCGTCCTTTGCCAAACCTGAAGCAAGACATAAAGTGGCATACCCTGTGAATGTTCCTATTTCAAGAATATTTTTAGGCTGCAGCATCTGGGATATAATCGTCAACAACCTTCCTTGCTGATATCCTGAGATCATGTGAGGTTGTGTTGTTTTCTGGTAAGTTTCTCTTCTTAATTTTTTCAGAATTTCGGATTCCGAAGAAGCATGTGATTCCAAATATCGATCCATTTCAGGATTCTTTTCCTCAAAAAAACTCATAGTATTATAATTTAAACAAATTTACGGATTTTAAACTTTGTTTTTAAACCTGTTTCGGGTAATACAGGCATAAAAAAAGAGAGAAATGAATCTCTCTTTCTTAGATATATTAACTCTGATGCAGAGAAAAGCTCTATACAGCTACACAATATCTTCCTTTTGAAGCGCATACCCATCCCGGGCAGCAGTCAGCCGTTTTTTGACAAATGATCATGGGATTGCATATGGCAATTGCACCTTGTACATTTTTCATTTCTCCTCTGGAAAGTTTTTGTAAATTTTTCATAATTATTTTGTTTAGTATTAATTTCCTACTCTTGAAGATTTTCGGATACCTCTGTCTATATTATTTCCTTTAATAGAGATTTAAATATACGCATTCTTTTATTAACCAACCCATTAGATATAATTAATTATTTTATCAACAACCGAAAAATTATTACTCAGGGAAAGCCCCATATAAAATACCGTGAAAATACGGATAGTTTTTTTGTGGTATTAGCAATAATTTTGCGAAAGAAACAGGGGTAAAAACACTAAGCGAAAACAAATGATTGCAGGAGAAAAACAAACTAACCGTGAGAATCAAAAAAGAATGTCGCCGCAAGGCAGCATAGATCCTCCTGCAATAAAGCCCAAGACAGAAATATCCAATTCATTTTTGCATCGAATTATTTCTCTCTTGAAAAAGGAAGAATTAATTTGATTAAAAAAATCCCGGGTTTACTCGGGATTTTTTTTAATTATTAACCAAATGAATAAGATTATTTATACTCTTCTATTATTTTGTTCAGAGCTGCAATTTGTTTATTCAGACTTTCTGCTTTTTGTGGATTTTGTTTTAAAAAATCCTTTTTTTTCTCCAACCCTTCCTGCAACATTTGAGTGATCATTTTTTTAGCATCTTTGTCCTTCAGCATTTCAGTTTTTGCCTGGCTTAAAATTTTAGTAATTCCTTCGGTGGCAAGTGTATTATCAGAACTCATGATTAAATTAAACCCTTCTTCAGCAGATTTCCCCAATTCTGGATCCTGAAGCTTTATCAGCGGATAGAATGCCACAATAGAAGTAATATATTGCAGTTGAGAAGTCACTTTATTTCTAACTATAATAGGAAACATTTTGATAAGCATATTTTTGGATGCTTCTGAAAGATCTATTTTATTCACTAAAGACTCTGCCATTGAAGGCTTTATTTCCATTATAGCCATCAAAGAATTGCTTTTTACAGCATTTGATATAGCATCTGAGCCCTTCTCAAATAATGGAAGATATTTTTTGTTTTTTGTCTTTGCCAACGCTGAAATTGCAGCCGCCTGCACCAATGTTTTAGGATCATTGATAGCCATTTTTTCAACATCAGAAGCCAAAGCTTTTTCCTGATCTGCATTTGAAAGATTGAGTATTTCCAATGCTTTGATTCGAATTCTAAAGAAAGGATCTTTTAAGGCGGCAGATATTAATTTCACAGCCGCAGGATCACCCAGATTGTCTTTTATACCAACCAGCGCTTTATAACGATTAGCAAATTCTTTGGAATTCGTGAACTGCATTAAATTCTGTCCCGGTGTCTTTTTATCTACATTCTCGGAAATCAGTACTCCATCAGCATTTATATTTATTAAATCTGGATTTTTAGACACATTAAAAGTGAAAGTGTTTGTTTTCCTGGCATCTACCCACACATTGTAACGTTTCGGCTTGCCGTTATCAAAAACATCAATAGCTAAAGGAAATTCAAATGGCTTTTCCTGAGACTGATTGATGACAAGTTCTACCTGCTTTTTTACGGGTTCAAAAGTATATGAATACTCTAATTTCGGATTTCCGCTTCCATAATACCATTGGTTGAAAAACCAGTTCAAATCTTTTCCTGATGTCTTCTCAAAGGACAATCTTACTTGCTGAGCTTCTGCATTCTGATATTCATAGGTTTTCAAATAATCGGTCATTCCTGAAAAAAAAGCATCATCTCCCAAATAATTTCTCAGCATATGAAGAATTCCACCTCCCTTTTGATAGGACACTACATCAAAAACATCTTCCGGAGAATCATAATCAAATCTCACCAGATTTTTGTTAAAGTCTGAATGACTGGAAATATACCTGCCTACATTTGTCATTAAATGATAATCCGCCTGATCTTTTCCGTATTTATATTCGTTCCACAGATATTCAGAATAGTTAGCAAAAGATTCATTCACAGTGAGATTACTCCAACTTTCCGTTGTCACCAGATCTCCAAACCAATGGTGGAATAATTCATGAGCAATATATTCTTCCCACTTATTTTCATCTATCAATTGTCCGGGCTTCTGCAATACTTCTGAACTATGAAGAGTAGCAGTCGTATTTTCCATCGCAACACTTCTATAATCTCTTCCGGAAATTTGTGCATACTTTGCCCAAGGATAGTCGTAGCCAAGTTTTTTAGAGAAAAACTCCATCATCTCAGGGGTATTTCCATAGATTTGTTTAGCATAAGGCTCATATTCTTTCTCTACATAATACTCTACCGGAATATTTCTCCATTTATCTTTTACAACCGAATAATCTCCCACTCCCATAAAGAAAAGATAGGTTGAATGTCTTTTATTCATAACCCAATGATCAGTCCGCATATTACCGGATTCCTTGCTGGATTCTTTTAAAACTCCATTTGAAAGAGTAATGTACTTGTCAGGAACAGTCATATAAATTTCCTGGGTAGTTTTTTGATTAGGCTTATCTATGGTGGGAAACCATATGGAAGAATATTCCGTTTCGCCATCTGTCCAGATCTGAAAAGGATGGTCTTTATCATTATCTTTTGAGTTGATAAAATACAATCCCTTTGCTAAACTTCCCTGTTTTTCGGCAACATCCGGTCGGGAAGTATATTTTATGTACACCGTATAATCCTGATTCCTGTTATATGTTTTATCCAGGTTAATGGTAAGAATATTACCTTTATAATTATACTTTAAGGGAGTCTTGATTCCTTCTTTATCTATTGCTACTTCATGGATCAGCATTCCTTTAGCATCCAGTACCAATGAATCCGACGGATAGAAATATGGAGATGCTGTGAGCCATTCTTCCCCGTTCATTTGCTCTTTCTGATAGTCAAAATTAACTTTTAGC is part of the Chryseobacterium lactis genome and encodes:
- a CDS encoding CCPGW family putative bacteriocin; this encodes MKNLQKLSRGEMKNVQGAIAICNPMIICQKTADCCPGWVCASKGRYCVAV
- a CDS encoding C40 family peptidase; translated protein: MNKGICVVTVAPVRAENSDRAEIVTEILFGESADILEVDKNWTKIKMHYDGYEGWMDTKQLKPVTDEALANRKVTVVTEDFSSVLMNDGKTLLSMGSEVEFPVVASKRSHDLRESIILTAKEFLNVPYLWGGKSFFAVDCSGFTQLVYKVHDIKIPRDASQQAEVGEALTFVEEAQPGDLAFFENAEGKIIHVGIMLENQRIIHASGKVRIDTLDSTGIFNKEMNKHTHKLRVLKSII
- a CDS encoding O-methyltransferase, producing the protein MSFFEEKNPEMDRYLESHASSESEILKKLRRETYQKTTQPHMISGYQQGRLLTIISQMLQPKNILEIGTFTGYATLCLASGLAKDGKITTLDVNEDLAYLPKKYFESSEYANQIDFKLQDAKEFLKETNETFDLIFVDADKENYADYFRLIKPKTKSGSVILFDNVLWYGKVLEENPKLKSTQSIQELNDLAAKDEDFENLILPLRDGVNFLRRK
- a CDS encoding M1 family metallopeptidase; translation: MKKIMLSIGVLVFSLSANVFAQTETSGREKIYRATPTKWTELKHTKLKVNFDYQKEQMNGEEWLTASPYFYPSDSLVLDAKGMLIHEVAIDKEGIKTPLKYNYKGNILTINLDKTYNRNQDYTVYIKYTSRPDVAEKQGSLAKGLYFINSKDNDKDHPFQIWTDGETEYSSIWFPTIDKPNQKTTQEIYMTVPDKYITLSNGVLKESSKESGNMRTDHWVMNKRHSTYLFFMGVGDYSVVKDKWRNIPVEYYVEKEYEPYAKQIYGNTPEMMEFFSKKLGYDYPWAKYAQISGRDYRSVAMENTTATLHSSEVLQKPGQLIDENKWEEYIAHELFHHWFGDLVTTESWSNLTVNESFANYSEYLWNEYKYGKDQADYHLMTNVGRYISSHSDFNKNLVRFDYDSPEDVFDVVSYQKGGGILHMLRNYLGDDAFFSGMTDYLKTYEYQNAEAQQVRLSFEKTSGKDLNWFFNQWYYGSGNPKLEYSYTFEPVKKQVELVINQSQEKPFEFPLAIDVFDNGKPKRYNVWVDARKTNTFTFNVSKNPDLININADGVLISENVDKKTPGQNLMQFTNSKEFANRYKALVGIKDNLGDPAAVKLISAALKDPFFRIRIKALEILNLSNADQEKALASDVEKMAINDPKTLVQAAAISALAKTKNKKYLPLFEKGSDAISNAVKSNSLMAIMEIKPSMAESLVNKIDLSEASKNMLIKMFPIIVRNKVTSQLQYITSIVAFYPLIKLQDPELGKSAEEGFNLIMSSDNTLATEGITKILSQAKTEMLKDKDAKKMITQMLQEGLEKKKDFLKQNPQKAESLNKQIAALNKIIEEYK